Part of the Suricata suricatta isolate VVHF042 chromosome 8, meerkat_22Aug2017_6uvM2_HiC, whole genome shotgun sequence genome, GTACACTGAGGATCTCGGGGCTTACTACATCTCTTAAAAGACAGCATTGTTATATGTGCCCTTCTTTCTAATAAAGTTTCAAGATAGAATTATTGAATCCATTTTTACcatctgattttctctctccttgcaaGAAGTATCTCATGCTCTAGGTAGAAAGAGAGTAACCTGCCATGTCTTCAATTACCTGATTATTTGAAGCACAAAATACAATTAGATTTGTAACTATTATCTGAATAACCTGCACTTTTTAACTGAATATGCCATAGATGCTCATCCTGTGAACTCAGTTTGTACAACATGCATTTTTGTTGTGAAACTAACCAGCATAtctgtaaaatttcaaaaaactgTTTCAAGTGCTAAATTAGGAGCTTGGTAGAAAAGGCAGGAAATTGCCAGGTCTCTCTTagcaatattttcatttcttagcaatactttattttcttcctagagAAGAATATCTCTTCACACCAGTTTTGAGACCTTCTGTCTCTTTACAAACTGTTTTTTAGTTTTGGCTAACATTTTTTTATAGAAGACGAATGCAGTGAGATCTACAAATCTCCAGAGTTGTGTATTTGTTTTAACATCtgtagctgacatttattgagtacttgctaGAAGCCAGGCACCATCAAAAGTGCTttgcatgtattaactcatttataatttatcttaTAGGTGATAATAAACTAAGGTTAGATGACAATGGGGATACCAAAAGCCTATTAGAACACTCCTAGTAATTGAAAGCAGGGATTATAATATAGGATGATCTCAGGTTGTCCCTAATGTCCTATTTTGAAGCCATAGGGCTTGttgattttgagttaatattttaatgatcttAGTGCTCAGAAAAAGTCAAGGATTTATTTCCTTCTCCGTGTGAagcttttttcctgaaatttcttaATATCTTAATTTGTAAGATGTAGCTAGGTTCGGTATCCTCACTTGAATAAGGAAATGGTCATACTTTTTTTTAGCAAACCTCAAGAAGCCAGAGTCACACTGATCCCTTTCTGTTCTTCTGTCTGTGCAGAATGGGTCTGATCAGAGGTCTCCCTGTGGCTTTCCTCAAATTTGTGGTTATTCTCCTTTTTGCATTTTTCCCCCAGGTCCAATTTATTGGTCACTTATGCCTTGTTCTGGAGAGTGCAGTGCCAGCCCAGTTCCTGAACAAGCTGTTTGCTAATCACCCCGAGTTTTCCTTTGGACCTGGCACATTACCGTTCACTGCCATTCACCAAAGAAGGACCCATTGGCCAGCCTTCACTAGCAGAGTCTGGACACTGAGAGGGAGACCGGCACCTCACATAGCCCTGGCTTTGTGTCTGTGCAGGCTGGGGATGGGATTGGAGTCGTGCTTCAATCCAGACTGCTGTCGGCTTGTGTCAGATCATGCCATTCACTGGCTAGGGTATTGAGTTAGCACGTTTATCTCCTACTCTCCACATACAAGTAATATCATGCATGTAAAGAGCCAAGCAAAGCCTCAGCTAACTGACCTTTCACCACCAGCACGGTCCCTTCTCCAGTCCGCTTGGCTCCTGGTTCCTTTGAAAGGGGAAGGACTATTCCACAGATGTAGATCGCACTGTCGTTGAGAGTCACCCTGTTCACAGTGAGGGAAACCTGATTTTGTGTCAGGGCTTCCTTGACTGTGAACTTGCCCGTGTCGCTGGTACATCCGTCCATGCAGAGGTTCTCCGGCTGGTGAGCTCCATAGCGAAACCACAGGCTTTTTGGTTGCTCTGCAGGGCACCCCACGTGGGAGAAGGAACACTGAATGGTTATGGCCTCTTGGGTGTGGTCCACTTCAAGGTATGGTGGCTGAGAGACCGAGACTAGGCAGTCACCAGCGGCCCCTGTGGGTGGAAGCAGACGAGCCACGTTTAGTGGGCTTCTCGCTTCCTTTGCCTGTGCTTTTATTTAACTGGCATTCTGGGGCTAGGGAACCCCAAACaagctttttccttttccttcttggttCTCAGCACAAGTAAGACTATTATTAATAAAACCCCAGTGATCCTCACTTTTCCTGACTGCCCACATTTCCTGACCTCCACCTGCTGGTTTGCTGTGATGTCTGATTACTTGAGGACAGAGAGGTGCCAGTGGAATCAGCATTGCGGGCTGAGGTGGCCGCAGATCTGGAGTTGGGAAGTTGGGGGCCGCATGTTTACTCTTAGTGTGTTTACAAGCTTTCCTTTGATCTCTCAGAGCCCGCCTCCTCCCTTGTGCTCCTGGCCTCACAGTGTTGTAGTCGACGTGGTAACAGGTGGCAAAGCCCCTCATGCAGGTGTTGCTGCTCATGACTGAGCACAGGACACAGGAGCAcgagggacttttttttttctttgccttgtgGGGGTTGGAATTGCTAGGAATTCATGGCAATTCACAATTGATCCTTTGTAAGCCTGGTTGTCCCCATGGGAAACATAAAAGACAAGGTGTACACCTGGGGAAATACATCCCTGGCTTAGCCTGCAGTGCATTTGGTTACTGAGCTGGAACCTAATGAGCTGGCCTGGCCACAGCTAAACAGACGTGATTTCTTCCCGGCACTCATGCCCTGCTTTGTAGTCCCCAACAGCTTCTATTTTGTTCAGTGAAAAATGTTGTAATAAAGAGCACAGGCTTGAGTTCAGATCCTAGCTCTGGGGGGTTTGGCAGAGTGAGGACAGTAAGTATATGCAGCTTGTGGAGTTAGTGTGAAGTTCGGTGAGACCATCGATGCGTAAGGAATGTTCCTTGGCTAGGCCTTACCAAGTACTTAATGAAAGGAGGCTGTTTCTGCTGCCACTGTTCTCACCACCTCTGTTCCCATGGTGTTAGATGCCCATTTTAGAGCTAATTTGGGGCGTCTCCGCAGGTATCGGCAAGGCTGGGAGTAGACAGCTACTGGTCTCTCTGCCGAGCACTTCGGCCAAGTTACACCGGCGCGGTCCCCACCTTGGCCTTCTGATCTTGGGCCCGTGAGGTGGAAAGCCCCTCTGGTGTTTCTAAATGGGAAGATCTGCCTTGAACCCTTTTTGGGGTCAGGGAGAGCCTACATAAAGTAGTATTGGTTGAAACAAACTGGAATTTATGCAGGTTTTTAGCCTGACTTCTGTCTAGTTGTATGTTCCAAATGGTCTTATTTGTCTGAGTTTGTCCTTTCCTGctgtaaatgaaattgaaaagtaaTCCAGTGTTCCGATGCTTGAATTTCagacaggttttttgttttgttttgtgttgttttgtttttaacttaataGTTTGCGTATACTCTTTAtccagaagagaaattaaaatctgAATCTTGGCATTTGTGATGCAAAT contains:
- the IGSF6 gene encoding immunoglobulin superfamily member 6 isoform X4, which produces MKAVKRGKTILGLEINLILFYVGAAGDCLVSVSQPPYLEVDHTQEAITIQCSFSHVGCPAEQPKSLWFRYGAHQPENLCMDGCTSDTGKFTVKEALTQNQVSLTVNRVTLNDSAIYICGIVLPLSKEPGAKRTGEGTVLVVKEMKGPHSLLIAVLSLLSIYIIVVLGIFVVLSKEKGNTYE
- the IGSF6 gene encoding immunoglobulin superfamily member 6 isoform X1 encodes the protein MKAVKRGKTILGLEINLILFYVGAAGDCLVSVSQPPYLEVDHTQEAITIQCSFSHVGCPAEQPKSLWFRYGAHQPENLCMDGCTSDTGKFTVKEALTQNQVSLTVNRVTLNDSAIYICGIVLPLSKEPGAKRTGEGTVLVVKEMKGPHSLLIAVLSLLSIYIIVVLGIFVVLSKSKLNSLRNKETEDSPKKKSARRIFQEIAQEVYNKGNVETRQQSEKGNTYE
- the IGSF6 gene encoding immunoglobulin superfamily member 6 isoform X3; protein product: MKAVKRGKTILGLEINLILFYVGAAGDCLVSVSQPPYLEVDHTQEAITIQCSFSHVGCPAEQPKSLWFRYGAHQPENLCMDGCTSDTGKFTVKEALTQNQVSLTVNRVTLNDSAIYICGIVLPLSKEPGAKRTGEGTVLVVKEMKGPHSLLIAVLSLLSIYIIVVLGIFVVLSKSKLNSLRNKETEDSPKEKGNTYE
- the IGSF6 gene encoding immunoglobulin superfamily member 6 isoform X2; this translates as MKAVKRGKTILGLEINLILFYVGAAGDCLVSVSQPPYLEVDHTQEAITIQCSFSHVGCPAEQPKSLWFRYGAHQPENLCMDGCTSDTGKFTVKEALTQNQVSLTVNRVTLNDSAIYICGIVLPLSKEPGAKRTGEGTVLVVKEMKGPHSLLIAVLSLLSIYIIVVLGIFVVLSKKKSARRIFQEIAQEVYNKGNVETRQQSEKGNTYE